A section of the Deinococcus cellulosilyticus NBRC 106333 = KACC 11606 genome encodes:
- the fahA gene encoding fumarylacetoacetase — translation MTNFYPLPLNETHDPDLKSWVESANGHPDFPIQNLPYGIFSVGREARRVGVAIGDYVLDVSALDGVFAPEVQDAFMQPTLNRFMGLGRACWQDTRLRLSELLRDDFPSPFESSPHLHHQSDVQMHLPFQVGDYTDFYAGIHHATRVGSLFRPDNPLMPNYKHVPIGYHGRSSSIVVSGTPITRPAGQILPDPAQPPIFAPSRRLDYELELGFVVSGGNDLGEPISIEQAREHLFGVVLLNDWSARDIQAWEYQPLGPFLSKNFATSISPWVVTFEALAPFRTAAFVRPPGDPSPLLYLQDERDRMLGGLDIHLTVSLQTQSMTEPQQISQSSATDLYWTPAQLLAHHTCGGCNLRPGDLLGSGTISGAAQQNAGCLLEITMGGKDPLPLASGETRCFLEDGDQVVLQGWCEKEGFARIGFGNCSGQVLPARQIEAAQTVEQ, via the coding sequence ATGACGAACTTTTATCCACTGCCCTTGAACGAAACCCATGATCCAGACCTGAAGTCCTGGGTCGAATCTGCAAACGGACATCCCGATTTTCCCATCCAGAACCTGCCTTATGGGATTTTCTCTGTGGGCCGCGAAGCTAGACGGGTCGGGGTGGCCATCGGAGATTACGTACTGGATGTTTCTGCACTCGATGGGGTTTTTGCCCCCGAGGTGCAGGATGCTTTCATGCAACCCACCCTGAACAGGTTCATGGGCCTGGGGCGGGCCTGCTGGCAGGACACCCGCCTGCGCCTGAGCGAACTCCTGCGGGATGATTTTCCCAGCCCTTTTGAGTCCAGCCCGCACCTGCACCACCAGTCGGATGTGCAGATGCACCTGCCCTTTCAGGTGGGAGATTACACTGACTTCTACGCAGGAATTCACCACGCCACACGGGTGGGAAGCCTGTTCCGGCCAGACAACCCCCTGATGCCCAACTACAAGCATGTGCCCATCGGGTACCATGGGCGCTCATCAAGCATTGTGGTCAGTGGGACTCCCATCACCCGGCCTGCCGGGCAGATCCTGCCTGATCCAGCGCAACCTCCGATTTTCGCACCCAGCCGGCGTCTGGACTACGAATTGGAACTCGGGTTTGTGGTCTCGGGAGGGAACGATCTGGGAGAACCCATCTCCATTGAGCAGGCCCGGGAGCACCTTTTTGGGGTGGTGCTGCTGAACGACTGGAGCGCCAGAGACATTCAGGCCTGGGAGTACCAGCCACTCGGCCCTTTCCTGTCCAAGAACTTTGCCACCAGCATCAGTCCCTGGGTGGTGACTTTTGAAGCGCTGGCCCCATTTCGCACAGCTGCCTTCGTCAGACCTCCAGGCGACCCATCCCCTCTGCTTTACCTGCAAGATGAGCGGGACCGGATGCTGGGAGGGTTGGACATCCACCTGACGGTTTCCCTGCAGACCCAGAGCATGACCGAACCGCAACAGATCTCACAGAGCAGTGCCACAGACCTGTACTGGACTCCGGCGCAACTGCTGGCCCACCACACCTGCGGAGGCTGCAATCTGCGCCCTGGAGACCTTCTCGGCAGTGGCACGATCTCTGGGGCGGCACAACAAAATGCCGGATGCCTGCTGGAGATCACCATGGGAGGCAAAGACCCTCTTCCCCTCGCTTCTGGTGAGACCCGGTGTTTTCTGGAAGATGGCGATCAGGTGGTCTTGCAGGGCTGGTGTGAGAAAGAAGGCTTTGCCCGAATTGGGTTTGGAAACTGCTCAGGACAGGTGCTGCCAGCCAGGCAGATCGAGGCCGCTCAAACGGTGGAGCAATGA
- a CDS encoding DUF6882 domain-containing protein has protein sequence MEHAQDIQDFIEGSMEGLRLQTEAHQNLWHLGEEEQWNVDLQQGQIRWTFADGTVAVANIQVVGTFNPQDSTFLWGWDHPSVPPALRDHAEKVRVYGEEHQIPTFTERTITCTELQAWEFTAVAARLGGASGAYRGNAGGPLVFMTFGEVQISRT, from the coding sequence ATGGAGCATGCACAGGACATTCAGGATTTCATTGAGGGCAGCATGGAGGGCTTGCGCCTTCAGACCGAAGCCCACCAGAACCTCTGGCATCTGGGGGAAGAAGAGCAGTGGAATGTGGACCTGCAGCAGGGCCAGATCCGCTGGACTTTTGCAGATGGAACGGTGGCTGTGGCAAACATTCAGGTGGTGGGCACCTTCAACCCACAGGACAGCACCTTCCTGTGGGGATGGGACCACCCTTCGGTTCCTCCTGCCCTCAGGGACCACGCTGAGAAGGTCAGGGTTTACGGAGAGGAACACCAGATCCCCACGTTCACCGAACGCACAATCACCTGCACTGAACTGCAGGCCTGGGAATTCACGGCTGTGGCTGCCAGGCTCGGAGGGGCCAGTGGAGCTTACAGAGGCAATGCTGGAGGTCCACTGGTCTTCATGACTTTTGGAGAGGTGCAGATTTCCCGGACCTGA
- a CDS encoding acetoacetate decarboxylase family protein, protein MTLHSLKPVPPPWTLMGRGFVFVYRFSDDFIQSSGWVPAPLQSRFSGGLGAVMLVDYATSPVGPYQELLFVPGMFSGQDNRNHFSITKIYVSTLESVVSGWHNWGIPKERADFRFQKDRVTAHLGEDAIADFFLRSEGPFVPLNAKPLQPDLRTLLQMYGRQHLLTTLSGTGWVRPARLMAFKGSSDLFPDLTHQRPIAGFEVKSFNLNFPVPERKVL, encoded by the coding sequence ATGACATTGCACTCGCTCAAGCCTGTGCCCCCACCCTGGACCCTGATGGGGCGGGGTTTTGTATTTGTGTACCGTTTTTCCGATGATTTCATTCAGTCCAGTGGCTGGGTTCCTGCCCCTTTACAATCCAGGTTTTCTGGCGGTCTGGGTGCGGTGATGCTGGTGGATTATGCGACGTCTCCAGTGGGGCCTTACCAGGAGTTGCTTTTTGTTCCTGGCATGTTTTCCGGGCAGGACAACCGCAACCATTTCTCCATCACCAAGATTTATGTCTCCACGCTGGAGAGTGTGGTCAGTGGCTGGCACAACTGGGGCATCCCCAAAGAGCGTGCAGATTTCCGCTTTCAAAAGGACAGGGTGACGGCCCACCTGGGTGAGGACGCCATTGCAGACTTTTTTCTGCGTTCTGAGGGTCCTTTTGTTCCCCTGAATGCAAAGCCCCTGCAGCCAGATCTCAGGACCCTCCTGCAGATGTATGGGAGGCAACACCTGCTGACCACCCTTTCAGGGACAGGCTGGGTGCGCCCTGCCCGCCTGATGGCCTTCAAAGGGAGCAGTGATCTGTTCCCGGACCTGACCCACCAGCGGCCCATTGCAGGTTTTGAGGTCAAATCCTTCAACCTGAATTTTCCTGTGCCTGAGCGAAAAGTCCTTTGA
- a CDS encoding MFS transporter: MTEPHKFVPQASENALSYPAFRYLMAATVGASLASRALAVVIGFQIYQITRSPLALGWLGLWEAIPAVGLALFGGYFADQHDRKRILLITRGASVVCAVLFAVLSGSIETLGLSGLYALVFIAGIARGFGDPAASAFETQVVPMKAYINASTWLGSAWQACSIIGPALGGLAYDWLGAKGTYLMIAFLFLVSWVSIFMIRPTTAKVERVREPIGQSIKNGVKFVWNDKVLVGSMALDLFAVLFGGAVALLPVFANDILHVGAKGLGFLVAAPSVGALLVMLWATKRPPVENAGRTLLLCIAGFGVSIIVFALSKNFYLSLVALAFSGAFDGVSMVIRRAILRLRTPDHLRGRVASVSLLFIGSSNEIGAFESGIAAHLLGTVPAVWVGGMVTLLVVAATAATVPELRKLHLRPRPGTE; the protein is encoded by the coding sequence ATGACTGAACCCCACAAGTTTGTCCCGCAGGCCTCCGAAAACGCCCTCAGTTACCCCGCCTTCCGTTACCTGATGGCCGCCACCGTTGGTGCTTCGCTGGCAAGCCGTGCGCTGGCCGTGGTGATTGGATTTCAGATCTACCAGATCACCAGGAGTCCGCTTGCACTGGGCTGGCTTGGCCTCTGGGAAGCCATTCCTGCAGTTGGACTGGCCCTCTTCGGAGGGTACTTTGCAGACCAGCATGACCGCAAACGCATCCTGCTGATCACCCGTGGAGCTTCCGTGGTCTGTGCGGTGCTGTTCGCGGTGCTCTCTGGAAGCATTGAAACCCTGGGATTGTCTGGACTTTATGCACTGGTTTTCATTGCGGGAATTGCCAGAGGATTCGGCGATCCTGCAGCCTCTGCTTTCGAAACCCAGGTGGTCCCGATGAAGGCCTACATCAACGCCTCCACCTGGCTGGGAAGCGCCTGGCAGGCCTGCTCCATCATCGGCCCTGCCCTGGGTGGTCTGGCTTATGACTGGCTGGGAGCAAAAGGCACCTACCTGATGATTGCCTTTCTCTTTCTGGTGTCCTGGGTGAGCATCTTCATGATTCGCCCCACCACAGCAAAAGTGGAACGGGTGCGTGAACCCATTGGACAGAGCATCAAGAATGGGGTCAAATTCGTCTGGAATGACAAGGTGCTGGTGGGTTCCATGGCCCTGGACCTCTTTGCCGTGCTGTTTGGTGGAGCAGTCGCATTGCTGCCTGTCTTTGCAAACGACATCCTGCATGTGGGTGCAAAAGGACTGGGCTTTCTGGTGGCTGCGCCATCGGTGGGTGCCTTGCTGGTGATGCTGTGGGCCACAAAACGTCCACCTGTGGAAAATGCAGGACGCACCCTGCTGCTTTGCATTGCAGGGTTCGGGGTCAGCATCATTGTGTTTGCCTTATCCAAAAACTTTTATCTCTCGCTGGTTGCCCTGGCTTTCAGTGGTGCCTTTGATGGGGTCAGCATGGTGATTCGCAGGGCCATCCTGCGCCTCAGGACCCCGGATCACCTGCGGGGTCGGGTCGCTTCGGTGAGCTTGCTGTTCATTGGGTCTTCCAACGAGATTGGCGCATTTGAGAGTGGCATTGCAGCACACTTGCTGGGTACCGTACCTGCAGTCTGGGTGGGGGGAATGGTCACCCTGCTGGTGGTGGCAGCAACAGCCGCAACTGTACCAGAACTCCGAAAGCTGCACCTGAGGCCCAGACCTGGCACCGAATAA
- a CDS encoding amino acid ABC transporter permease yields the protein MMELLNTLFSDLKLMWENAAAAFPAMVLATRYTLAYAVGSMVLGVIIAFVVAMLRVSRTPILDPLARLYVSVIRGTPLLVQIYMTYYGVPSFWQTIDASFPKLVPDILIDFPVWLAGTLALALNVGAYMSETIRGSIEGISKGQWEAARSLGLNHLQTLSLVVLPQALRTALPSMGNSFVGLLKDTSLLSVITIPELMKVAYENYSRTFDGRAYFLSAALIYWVLSSIFSALQRRLEAHLARAHTV from the coding sequence ATGATGGAGTTGCTGAACACCCTCTTCAGTGACCTGAAGCTGATGTGGGAAAACGCTGCTGCAGCTTTTCCAGCCATGGTGCTTGCCACCCGCTACACCCTGGCCTACGCGGTGGGCAGCATGGTTCTCGGGGTCATCATCGCTTTCGTGGTGGCCATGCTGCGCGTGAGCCGCACCCCCATTCTTGATCCGCTGGCACGTCTTTATGTCAGTGTGATTCGTGGGACCCCGCTGCTGGTCCAGATCTACATGACCTACTATGGGGTGCCTTCCTTCTGGCAGACCATCGACGCCAGCTTTCCAAAGCTGGTGCCTGACATCCTCATTGATTTTCCTGTCTGGCTCGCAGGCACCCTCGCACTTGCCCTCAATGTGGGGGCCTACATGAGCGAAACCATCCGGGGCTCGATTGAGGGCATCAGCAAAGGGCAATGGGAAGCGGCAAGGTCGCTGGGCCTGAACCATTTGCAAACCCTCAGCCTGGTGGTCCTGCCCCAGGCCCTCCGAACAGCCCTTCCCAGCATGGGGAACAGTTTTGTGGGCCTCCTCAAAGACACCAGTCTGCTCAGCGTCATCACCATTCCCGAGCTGATGAAGGTCGCCTACGAGAATTACTCCCGCACCTTCGATGGCCGGGCTTATTTTCTCAGTGCAGCCCTGATCTACTGGGTCCTCTCCTCCATCTTCAGTGCCCTGCAACGCAGACTGGAAGCCCATCTGGCCCGCGCCCACACCGTCTAG
- a CDS encoding transporter substrate-binding domain-containing protein produces MKKTLMALSLLLLSAAHAELLDTVKDRGTLKIALEGTYPPFNYRDEKNQLVGFDVDIAKELAARLGVKPEFITTEWSGIIAGLQAGKYDVIVNQVSITPERKKILDFSKPYIVSSAQLIIRKGDPRKFKSLNDLKGKKLGVGLGSNYYDMAKAISGIELKTYQAAPDTLRDLSLGRIDAALNDSLLIAYLTVKTRLLVKGAAQIGETTEMGIPFQKNNPKFAAAVNKALDDMKNDGTYLKISKKWFGKDVSKAPKDQ; encoded by the coding sequence ATGAAAAAGACCCTGATGGCCCTCAGCCTCCTGCTGCTCAGCGCAGCCCACGCAGAACTTCTGGACACGGTCAAAGACCGTGGCACCCTCAAAATTGCCCTCGAAGGCACCTACCCTCCCTTCAACTACCGGGATGAAAAGAACCAGCTGGTCGGCTTCGATGTGGACATTGCAAAAGAACTTGCAGCCCGCCTCGGTGTCAAGCCTGAATTCATCACCACCGAGTGGAGTGGCATCATTGCCGGTCTGCAGGCTGGAAAATACGATGTGATCGTCAACCAGGTCTCCATCACCCCTGAGCGCAAGAAGATCCTGGACTTCTCCAAACCCTACATCGTGTCCAGCGCACAGCTGATCATCCGCAAAGGGGACCCCCGCAAGTTCAAGAGCCTCAACGACCTGAAAGGCAAAAAGCTCGGGGTGGGTCTAGGCAGCAACTACTACGACATGGCCAAAGCCATCAGTGGCATTGAGCTGAAAACCTATCAGGCCGCCCCGGACACCCTGCGCGACCTGAGCCTGGGACGCATTGATGCTGCCCTGAACGACAGCCTGCTGATTGCTTACCTGACCGTCAAAACCCGTCTGCTGGTCAAAGGCGCAGCGCAGATCGGTGAAACCACCGAGATGGGGATTCCCTTCCAGAAGAACAACCCCAAATTCGCTGCTGCGGTCAACAAGGCCCTGGACGACATGAAAAACGATGGGACCTACCTGAAAATCAGCAAAAAGTGGTTTGGCAAAGATGTCTCCAAAGCTCCCAAAGACCAGTAA
- a CDS encoding aliphatic sulfonate ABC transporter substrate-binding protein codes for MKKQLLAAFALLTLGSIAHAEDIVFKIGYQKGGLPTALKSLGWLDEAAKLGIKYEWYLFPAGPQLLEAQRAGAIDFGSTGDTPSIFAFAAGTPIKYVGITKTRDPKSSAILVTKDSPIKTVKDLKGKKIALQRGSASHYLIQLALQEVGLDLNDVEIVNLPPAEARGALEGKAVDAWVIWDPFYAIAQAGNNVRVIRDSKGLTDGVGYWITVDRVLKDPGKKKALSYLLAELKRTADWANKNRDKLVDLWNEDLGIPRDILKTVLLRSGNYSITPFPTSQLNYLQKEADTFYKLGVLPNKLNFTSELIGKVPFTKSITASSK; via the coding sequence ATGAAAAAACAGTTGCTTGCCGCTTTTGCACTCCTCACGCTCGGTTCCATCGCCCACGCTGAAGACATTGTTTTCAAAATCGGTTACCAGAAAGGGGGTCTCCCCACAGCCCTGAAGTCCCTGGGATGGCTGGATGAGGCGGCCAAACTGGGCATCAAGTACGAGTGGTACCTGTTCCCTGCAGGCCCTCAACTGCTGGAAGCCCAGCGGGCAGGAGCCATTGATTTTGGTTCTACAGGTGACACCCCCAGCATCTTTGCTTTCGCTGCAGGAACCCCCATCAAGTATGTGGGCATCACCAAGACCCGAGATCCCAAGAGCAGTGCGATTCTGGTGACGAAAGATTCTCCCATCAAGACAGTGAAGGACCTGAAAGGCAAGAAAATTGCCCTGCAACGTGGTTCTGCCTCCCACTACCTGATCCAGCTGGCCTTGCAGGAAGTGGGGCTGGACCTCAATGATGTGGAGATCGTGAACCTGCCCCCTGCCGAGGCCCGTGGTGCCCTGGAAGGCAAAGCTGTGGATGCATGGGTGATCTGGGACCCCTTCTACGCCATCGCACAGGCCGGAAACAATGTGCGGGTGATCCGGGACAGCAAAGGCCTGACCGATGGGGTGGGCTACTGGATCACCGTGGACAGAGTGCTCAAAGACCCAGGCAAGAAGAAAGCCCTCTCCTACCTGCTGGCCGAACTCAAACGCACGGCAGACTGGGCCAACAAAAACCGCGACAAACTGGTGGACCTGTGGAATGAGGACCTCGGGATTCCCAGAGACATCCTGAAAACCGTGCTGCTGCGATCTGGCAACTACAGCATCACCCCCTTCCCGACCAGTCAATTGAATTACCTCCAGAAGGAAGCGGACACCTTCTACAAACTGGGCGTGCTTCCCAACAAGCTGAACTTCACCAGTGAGCTGATTGGCAAGGTGCCTTTTACCAAGAGCATTACGGCCAGCAGCAAGTAA
- the ssuD gene encoding FMNH2-dependent alkanesulfonate monooxygenase, translated as MTQQISKNVPDIFWFIPTSGDGRHLGSSNQKRTNDFHYLKSVALAADTLGFDGALLPTGYGCEEAWITASALAPLTQRLKFLVAVRPGLISPALAARMTAALDRISNGRVSLNLVSGSGDKALLAEGLPERYLDKDERYALTREWVHVFRALLQGESVSFQGEHLSITEGKLQFGPVQQPLPPVYFGGSSEPAIQVAADYTDVYLTWGEPPHIAREKIERVAEQAALAGRKVRFGVRAHIIVRETEEEAWSVANKLIEKLDDETIRRAQQAQATRDSEGQRRMIALHGGDRSKLVIHKNLWAGIGLVRGGAGTAFVGNPENVAGLIHEYQDIGVDTFILSGYPHLEEAYYTAELLFPAIGKTQTGVLQVKESEKRLAVSY; from the coding sequence ATGACCCAGCAGATTTCCAAAAACGTGCCAGACATTTTCTGGTTCATTCCCACCAGTGGGGATGGTCGCCATCTGGGCAGCAGCAACCAGAAACGCACCAACGACTTTCACTACCTCAAAAGTGTCGCCCTCGCCGCAGACACCCTCGGCTTTGACGGCGCACTCCTCCCCACCGGATACGGCTGTGAAGAAGCCTGGATCACCGCCAGCGCACTCGCCCCCCTCACCCAGCGACTCAAATTCCTTGTTGCTGTCCGGCCCGGGCTCATCAGTCCTGCCCTCGCTGCACGCATGACCGCCGCACTCGACCGCATCTCGAACGGTCGCGTCTCTCTCAACCTTGTCAGTGGCTCGGGAGACAAAGCCCTCCTCGCCGAAGGCCTCCCCGAGCGCTACCTGGACAAGGATGAACGCTACGCCCTGACAAGAGAATGGGTGCACGTGTTCCGTGCCCTGCTGCAGGGAGAGAGTGTGTCTTTTCAGGGAGAGCACCTGTCGATCACGGAAGGCAAACTGCAGTTCGGTCCGGTGCAACAACCCCTTCCTCCGGTGTACTTCGGGGGCAGCAGTGAGCCCGCGATTCAGGTGGCGGCGGATTACACCGATGTGTACCTGACCTGGGGGGAGCCTCCCCACATTGCCAGAGAGAAGATCGAGCGGGTCGCTGAGCAGGCGGCACTGGCGGGCAGAAAAGTCCGTTTCGGGGTCCGGGCTCACATCATCGTCCGTGAAACCGAAGAAGAAGCCTGGTCTGTGGCGAACAAACTCATCGAGAAACTGGACGATGAAACCATCCGCAGGGCACAGCAGGCCCAGGCCACCCGCGACTCCGAAGGTCAGCGTCGCATGATCGCCTTACACGGTGGAGACCGCAGCAAACTGGTCATCCACAAGAACCTGTGGGCTGGCATTGGTCTGGTGCGTGGAGGGGCAGGCACCGCCTTCGTGGGCAACCCTGAGAACGTCGCTGGGCTCATCCACGAGTACCAGGACATCGGGGTGGACACCTTCATCCTGTCTGGCTACCCTCACCTTGAAGAAGCCTACTACACTGCAGAACTGCTGTTCCCGGCCATCGGCAAGACCCAGACGGGCGTCCTGCAGGTCAAAGAGTCTGAGAAACGACTCGCCGTGTCTTACTGA
- a CDS encoding aldo/keto reductase: MTTRKLGPLEVSPLGLGCMGMSQSYGTTDDAESIRTLDYALDHGINFLDTADVYGPHTNEELLGRYLQGKRDKVVLATKFGIHRTPTEYFGINGKPEYVKQAIEGSLKRLQTDFIDLYYLHRVDPNTPIEDTVGALAELVQAGLVRYIGLSEVSPGTLRRAHAVHPITAVQSEYSLWTRDPEDGLLSTLRELGVGLVAYSPLGRGFLTGAFKTPDDFEPTDNRRNHPRFQGENFYKNLDLASRIQDFAHEKGATPAQVALAWVLSQGQDIVPIPGTKRVKYLQDNLGSLNVQLTHEELAQLDRIAPLGIAAGDRYPDMSAINR, encoded by the coding sequence ATGACCACACGCAAATTGGGACCTTTAGAAGTCAGCCCACTGGGCCTCGGATGCATGGGCATGTCCCAGTCTTATGGCACCACCGATGACGCCGAGTCGATTCGCACGCTGGATTACGCTCTGGACCACGGCATCAACTTTCTGGACACTGCCGATGTGTATGGTCCCCACACCAACGAGGAACTGCTGGGCAGGTACCTGCAGGGGAAAAGAGACAAAGTCGTTCTGGCCACCAAGTTTGGCATCCACCGCACCCCCACCGAGTACTTCGGCATCAATGGCAAGCCAGAATATGTGAAGCAGGCCATTGAAGGGAGCCTGAAGCGCCTGCAGACCGATTTTATCGACCTGTATTACCTGCACCGGGTCGATCCCAATACCCCCATTGAAGACACTGTGGGAGCACTTGCCGAACTGGTTCAGGCCGGACTGGTGCGCTACATCGGCCTCTCTGAGGTTTCTCCCGGCACCCTGAGACGTGCCCACGCCGTGCACCCCATCACTGCCGTGCAGAGTGAATATTCCCTGTGGACCCGTGATCCTGAAGATGGGCTGCTCTCCACCCTGAGAGAGCTTGGGGTGGGTCTGGTGGCCTACAGTCCTCTGGGGCGCGGCTTTCTCACTGGAGCCTTCAAAACCCCTGACGATTTTGAACCCACAGACAACAGGCGCAACCATCCCCGCTTCCAGGGTGAGAATTTCTACAAAAACCTGGACCTTGCCAGCCGCATTCAGGATTTCGCCCATGAAAAAGGTGCGACTCCCGCGCAGGTGGCTCTGGCCTGGGTGCTGTCCCAGGGGCAGGACATCGTGCCCATCCCTGGCACCAAACGGGTCAAATACCTGCAGGACAACCTCGGCAGCCTGAATGTGCAGCTCACGCATGAAGAACTTGCACAACTGGACCGCATTGCACCACTGGGCATTGCTGCAGGGGACCGTTACCCCGACATGAGCGCCATCAATCGCTAA
- the pcp gene encoding pyroglutamyl-peptidase I: MRVLLTGFEPFGGEQINPSWLAVQGVSALVPHLDIVCHQLPTVFGAALEELRVAIEDHNPRVVICTGQAGGRPCISLERVAINLMDARIPDNAGQQPLDEPIFEGAPAAYFTTLPVKRLRQRMIQEGIPSEISYTAGTFVCNDVFYGLMHDLSTRSPGIIGGFVHVPYLPEQVAARTWEPSMSLSNITRALAILAEESTKNPEDIRALGGTIC; encoded by the coding sequence ATGCGTGTTTTGCTCACCGGTTTTGAACCCTTCGGGGGAGAACAGATCAACCCTTCATGGCTTGCTGTGCAGGGGGTATCTGCCCTTGTGCCCCATCTGGACATCGTCTGCCACCAGCTTCCCACAGTTTTTGGAGCGGCCCTTGAAGAACTGAGGGTGGCCATTGAGGACCACAATCCCAGGGTGGTGATCTGCACCGGACAGGCCGGAGGCAGGCCCTGCATCAGTCTGGAACGGGTGGCCATCAACCTGATGGATGCCCGCATCCCGGACAACGCCGGACAGCAGCCCCTGGATGAACCCATCTTTGAAGGTGCTCCAGCGGCTTACTTCACCACCCTGCCGGTCAAGCGCCTCAGGCAGCGGATGATCCAGGAGGGCATCCCTTCAGAAATCAGCTACACGGCTGGCACTTTTGTCTGCAACGACGTTTTTTATGGCCTGATGCATGACCTGTCCACCCGCTCTCCAGGCATCATCGGTGGTTTTGTGCATGTGCCGTACCTGCCCGAACAGGTGGCTGCCCGGACCTGGGAACCCAGCATGTCCCTTTCAAACATCACCCGGGCCCTGGCGATTCTGGCCGAAGAAAGCACAAAGAACCCCGAGGACATTCGCGCCCTCGGGGGAACCATCTGTTAA
- a CDS encoding GspH/FimT family pseudopilin, whose product MSTPFTLPICQVGGVKPYGMTLLELIVVMGIVGILLLVLLSRNNPDGMLLRRAGNELQLVLQQARMEAIKRNAEVLMDFRPEDILSCLDENQSGTCDVQEAPLRTWRTAEYQGLNYQMTFPGNMLWSPAGFPKQTGTGFAAGSILLKKKERALKVIMSSGGRIRQEEVKN is encoded by the coding sequence ATGAGCACACCATTCACCCTTCCAATCTGTCAGGTTGGAGGGGTGAAACCTTATGGCATGACTTTACTGGAACTGATTGTCGTGATGGGCATTGTGGGCATTTTGCTGCTGGTTCTTCTGTCCCGCAACAATCCAGATGGGATGCTGCTCAGGCGTGCAGGCAATGAATTGCAACTGGTGCTGCAGCAGGCCCGCATGGAGGCCATCAAACGGAATGCGGAAGTGCTCATGGATTTCCGTCCCGAGGACATCCTCAGCTGTCTGGATGAAAACCAGAGTGGCACCTGTGATGTGCAGGAAGCTCCCCTTCGCACCTGGAGAACTGCAGAGTACCAGGGGCTGAATTACCAGATGACCTTTCCAGGCAACATGCTGTGGAGTCCTGCAGGCTTTCCAAAACAGACAGGAACAGGCTTTGCTGCGGGAAGCATCCTGCTGAAGAAAAAAGAACGGGCACTGAAAGTCATCATGAGTTCCGGGGGACGCATCCGTCAGGAAGAGGTGAAAAATTGA